The genomic window CGCGTCCACCTCGTCGGGCGTCAGGCCGGCGCTCGCCAGCGCCTGCCGGATCACCCGCTGCTGAGCAGGGCCGTTCGGCGCCGTCAGGCCGTTGGAGGCACCGTCCTGGTTGACCGCGCCACCGCGCACGATCGCCAGCACCGGGTGCCCGTTGCGCCGCGCGTCCGACAGTCGCTCGACGAGCAGCATGCCGGCGCCCTCGCCCCAGCCGGTGCCGTCCGCGTCGTCCGAGAACGCCCGGCACCGGCCGTCGGGCGACAGGCCGCGCTGGCGGCTGAAGCCCACGAAGGTCGCCGGGGTGGCCATCACCGTGACGCCACCGGCCAGCGCCATGGTGCACTCGCCGCTGCGCAGCGCCTGGATCGCCCAGTGCAGGGCGACCAACGAGGAGGAGCAGGCGGTGTCCACGGTGACCGCGGGGCCTTCGAGGCCGAAGGTGTAGGAGAGGCGGCCCGAGGCGATGCTGCCCGTGTCGCCGCCGCCCAGGTAGCCCTCGCCGCCGGTCGGATCGTCCCGCAGGAGCCCGGCGTAGTCGTGGTACATCACACCGACGAAGACCCCGGTCCGGCTGCCCCTGAGCGAGGCCGGCTCGATGCCCGCCCGCTCGAAGGCCTCCCAGGAGGTCTCCAGCAGCAGCCGCTGCTGCGGGTCGGTGGCCAGCGCCTCGCGCGGGCTGATGCCGAAGAACGTCGGGTCGAACGCGGCGGCGTCGTGCAGGAAGCCGCCCTGCCGGGTGTACGAGGTGCCGGGGTGCTCCGGGTCCGGGTGGTAGAGGCGCTCGATGTCCCAGCCGCGGTCCTCGGGGAAGCCGGAGATCGCATCCCGGCCGCCCGCGACCAGCTGCCACAGGTCCTCGGGCGAGGCCACCCCGCCCGGGAACCGGCAGGCCATGCCGACGATCGCGATCGGGTCGTCGTCGGCGGCCACCGCGGCTGCGACCGGCAGCCCGTCCTCGGGCAGGGCGCCCAGCAGCTCGGCGGCGAGCAGGCCCGCCAGCGCGGTCGGGGTCGGGTGGTCGAAGACCAGGGTGGCCGGCAGTCGCAGCCCGGTCGCCGCGGCGAGGCTGTTGCGCAGCTCCAGGGCGCTGAGCGAGTCGAAGCCCAGCTCGCGGAAGGCGCGGGTCGGGTCGACCGCCTCCGGCCCGCCGTGGCCCAGCACCGCGGCGGCGTGGCCACGGACCAGGTCGAGCAGCAGGGCGTCCTGCTCGGCCCGGGGCAGGCCGGCGAGTTGCGTGCCCAGTGCCGAGGCACCGGCTCCACCGCCCACACCGGCCGCCGCGCGGCGCGCGGGCACCCGGACCAGGCCGCGCAGCAGCGGCGGCAGCAGGCCGAGCCCGGCCTGGGCGCGCAGGCCCGCGAGATCGAGCCGGACCGGCACCAGAACCGGCGCGCCCGAGCGCACCGAGGCGTCCAGCAGCGCCAGGCCCTCGGCTGCGGAGAGCGGCAGCACACCGCCGCGCGCCATCCGCTCGACGTCCGCTGTGCCCAACTCCCCGGCCATGCCGCCGTCCTCGGCCCACAGACCCCAGGCCAACGAGAGGGCCGGCAGCCCGGCGGCGTGCCGGTGCTCGGCGAGCGCGTCCAGGAAAGCGTTGCCCGCCGCGTAGTTGCCCTGCCCGGCCGCACCGAACACCCCGGCAGCGGAGGAGAAGACGATGAACGCGGCAAGGTTCTGATGCTTCGTCAGCTCGTGCAGGTGCCAGGCCGCATCGACCTTGGGCCGCAGCACCGCAGCCAGCCGCTCCGGAGTCAGGGACGAGATCACCCCGTCGTCCAGCACACCCGCGGTGTGCACCACGGCGGTCAGCGGCTGCTCCAGCGAGGCGAGCAGCGACGCAAGGGCCTCCCGGTCCGCCACGTCACAGGCCGCGAACCGCACCGAGGCACCCAGCTCGGTCAGCCCGGCCGCCAACTCCACCGCACCCTCCGCCGCTTCACCGCGCCGCGACACCAGCAGCAGCCGACGCACCCCGTACTCGCTCACCAGATGCCGCGCGAAGAGACCACCCAGCGTCCCCGTCGCACCGGTCACCAGCACCGTGCCCTCCGGGTCCAGCACCAACGCCGACGCGCCGTCACCCGCCGCCGAAGCCCGCACCAGACGCGGCACATACGCCACCCCCGCACGCAGCGCCACCTGCGGCTCACCCACCTCCACGGCCGCCGCCAGCACGGACGACGAAGCATCGTCCACATCCACCAGCACGATCCGGCCCGGATTCTCCGACTGCGCCGACCGCAACAGACCCAGAACCGCCGCCGACGGCAGATCACGCACGTCCTCACCCGGCAACGCAGCCACCGCACCACGCGTCACCACCACCAGGCGCGAATCGGCGAACGCCTCCTCCGCCAACCACTCCTGCACCAGCCCCAGCGTGCGGCGCACGGCCTCGTGCGTGGCCCCAACAACGTCCCCGGTGTCCACCGGCAGCACCGGCAGCACGATCGTGTCCGGCACCGCCGCGACCAGCTCGCGCAACTTCGCGACACACCTGGCCCCCGCGAACCCGAGGCCGTCCTCACCCAGCACCGCCACCGCACCGAGCGACCCGGCCGACGGCAGCGCCACACCCGACCACTCCGTCCGGAACAACGCCTCGGACCGCCCACCACCAACCGCCAACTGCTCCGCCGAGAAAGGCCGCAGCACCAGCGAATCGACCGACGCCACCGGCGCACCCGTGCCATCGGCCACCACCAACGACACCGCACCCACACCCGCACCCGCACCCGTGCCCACCGCCGACAACCGCACCCGCAACTCCACCGCACCCGCAGCGAAGAGCGACACACCCGACCACGCGAACGGCAACCGCCCCTCACCCGTCTCCGCCACCACGCCACCCAGCAGCCCGATCGCATGCAACGACGCATCCAACAACGCCGGATGCAGACCGAACAGACCCGCCTCCTCAGCAGCCCCCTCCGGCAGCACCACCTCGGCGAACACCTCACCACCACGCCGCCAGGCCGCCCGCACCCCACGGAAGACCGGACCGTACTCCAACCCGGCCTGCCCGAGACCGTCGTACAGCCCCTCGACCGCCACCGCCTCCGCACCCGCCGGCGGCCACTGCGTCAGCTCGAACGACGCCGCCCGCTCGCCCACCGCGAGGACACCGGTCGCGTGCCGCGTCCAGGACTCGGCGGCGGTGTCGTGCTCCGGGCGGGAGTAGATCTGCAGCGACCGGCTTCCCGTGGCGTCCGGCTCGCCGACCGCGAGGCAGAGCTGCAGGCCGCCCGCCGCCGGAACGACCAGCGGCGCCTCCAGCGTCAGCTCCTCCAGCAGGCCGCACCCGGCCTGGTCGCCGGCCGCCACCGCGAGCTCCACGAACGCGGTGCCCGGCAGCAGCACGCTGCCCGCCACCGTGTGATCCGCGAGCCACGGCTGCGCCTCCAGCGACAGCCGTCCGAAGCAGAGCACCCCGTCCGCGCCGGGCAGTGCTACCACCGCGCCCAGCAGGGGGTGCTCCACCACTCCGAGGCCGGACATGGTGACGTCGCCCACCGGCAGTGAGCCACTGTCCAGCCAGTAGCGCTCGCGCTGGAAGGCGTAGGTGGGCAGGTCGATCCGCCGGGCACCGGTGCCCGCGAAGACGGCCGACCAGTCGAGTCCGACGCCGCGCACGAACAGCTGCGCCAGACCCGCGGTGAAGGTCTCCGCCTCCGCCCGGTCACGGCGCAGTACAGGAGCGAACAGCGCCTCGTCCTCGGCGCTCACGCAGGCCTGGCCGAGTGCGGAGAGCGTGCCGTCCGGCCCCAGCTCCAGGAAGCTGCGCACCCCCTCCGCCTCCAACACCGCGATCGCGTCGGCGAACCGCACCGCCTCACGGACATGCCGCACCCAGTACTCCGCCGAAGCCAGATCCGCCGACCGGTCCAACGTCGACACGATCGGGATCCGCGGCTCCCCGAAAGCCAACCCCGCCACCACCGCACGGAACTCCGCCAGCATCGGCTCCATCAACGGCGAATGGAACGCATGACTCACCGTCAGCCGCCTGGACCTGCCACCCAGCCGACCCGCAACCTCCAACACCCCCGCCTCGGCACCCGAAAGCACCACAGCAGCAGGCCCGTTGACCGCAGCAATCCCCACATCCGAACGCCCCACCAACAGCGGCAACACCTCCGCCTCACCCGCCCGCACCGCCACCATCGCACCACCCGCAGGCAACCCCTGCATCAACCGCCCACGCGCCACCACCAACCGCGCCGCATCCGCCAGCGACAACACCCCCGCCACATGCGCCGCCGCCACCTCACCAATCGAATGCCCCACCAAGAAGTCCGGCACCACACCCCACGACTCCACCAACCGGAACAGCGCCACCTCCAACGCGAACAACGCTGGCTGCGTATACGCCGTCTCATCCAGCAGCGCCCCCGCATCCCTCAGCGGCACCTCCAGATGCCGGTCCAACTCCCCGCACACCGCGTCGTACGCCACCGCGAACACCGGGAACGCAGCACACAACTCCGCCCCCATCCCCGCCCGCTGACTCCCCTGCCCCGCGAACAGGAACGCCGTCCGCCCCGCCGAACCCGCCACACCCAGCACCGCACACGCCGCGGCCGGCTCGCCGTCGGCCAGCGCTCCGACGGCCGCCAGCGCCTCCTCACGGTTCCGGACCAGCAGCGCGGCCCGCTGCTTGAGGGCCGTGCGGGAGGTGGCGAGCGAGAACCCGAGCTCTGCCGGGCCGAGTTCGGGCCGGTCGGCCAGGTGCTCCCGCAGCCGGGCCGCCTGGGCCCTCAGCGACACCTCGTCCCGCCCGGAGATTACCAGCGGCAGCGCCCGGTCGAGCGGCGGCACGACGTCGACCGCCTCCGCGGCAGCCTGCTCGAACACGCCCTGCTCGATCACCACGTGCGCATTGGTCCCGCTGACGCCGAACGAGGACACCGCCGCCCGGCGCGGCCGTCCGGTCTCGGGCCAGGGGCGCGCCTCGGTCAGCAGCTCCACCGCACCGGCGGACCAGTCCACGTGCGGCGTCGGCTCGTCCACGTGCAGCGTCTTCGGCAGCACGCCGTGCCGCATCGCCTGCACCATCTTGATGATGCCGCCCACCCCGGCCGCCGCCTGGGTGTGCCCGATGTTGGACTTCAACGAGCCGAGCAGCAGCGGGCGTTGCCGGTCCTGCCCGTAGGTGGCGAGCAGCGCCTGCGCCTCGATGGGGTCGCCCAGCCGGGTGCCCGTCCCGTGGGCCTCCACCGCGTCGACCTGATGGGCCGTCAGTCGGGCCGCGGCCAGCGCCTGTCGGATCACCCGCTGCTGCGCCGGGCCGTTGGGGGCGGTCAGACCGCTGCTGGCGCCGTCCTGGTTGACAGCGCTGCCGCGCACCACGGCGAGCACGGGGTGCCCGTTGCGCTGGGCGTCCGAGAGCCGTTCGACGAGCAGCATGCCGACGCCCTCGCCCCAGCCGGTGCCGTCGGCCGCGGCGGCGAAGGACTTGCAGCGGCCGTCCGATGCGAGCCCGCGCTGGCGGGCGAAGTCGATGAAGGCGTTGGGGGTGGACATCACGGCGACACCGCCGGCCAGGGCCATCGTGCACTCGCCGGCGCGCAGCGCCTGGACGGCCCAGTGCAGAGCGACCAGCGAGGAGGAGCAGGCGGTGTCGACGGTGACCGCCGGGCCCTCCAGGCCCAGCGCGTAGGCCACCCGCCCGGAGGCGACGCTGCCCGCGTTGCCGTTGCCCAGGTAGCCCGCGACACCCTCGGGAACCTCGAGGAGGCGGGCGGCGTAGTCGTGGTACATCACGCCCGCGAAGACGCCGGTGGCGCTGCCGCGCACCGAGTCCAGGTCGATGCCGGCCCGCTCGAAGGCCTCCCAGGAGACCTCGAGCAGCAGCCGCTGCTGCGGGTCCATGGCCAGCGCCTCGCGCGGCGAGATGTTGAAGAAGTCGGGGTCGAACCGGGTGGCGTCGTGCAGGAAGCCGCCCTCACGGGTGTAGTCCGGAGCCTCGGGGCCGGCCTCGGCGTCCGGCTCCCAGCCACGGTCGACGGGGAAGCCCGAGACGCCGTCGGTGCCGGTCGCGACGAGCCGCCACAGGTCCTCGGGCGAGCCGACGCCGCCGGGGTAGCGGCAGGCCATGCCGATGATCGCGATCGGCTCGGGCTCCTGCTCCTCCAGCTCGCGCAGCCGCCGGCGGGTCTCACGCAGGTCGGCGGTCGCCCGCTTGAGGTAGTCGAGGAGCTTCTCTTCGTTCTCCACGTTGTCCGTCACACCCCTGAACCGGCCGTGAGGGTCCGGCCGGTCGCCGGCCGGCATCCATGGACGCCGTCGCGCGGATCGGGCCTGACCGCCAATTGATCGACCACCAATTGATTCCTGATGAAAAGCGCGCGCCCGCAGTCTCCCCGCCGTCCGAAAAGGAATCCTGCGGCATTTCCGGCGTACTCGACGGAACATCATTGCTGCCCGGTCAGGCTAGCAGCGGCCGCTTGGGCGAACATCCCCTAACCGCCCCCTAGCCCCCCTGTTTCAGGGGGTGGCGGATGGCGGCGGACCGGCCCAACTCACCCCCATGCTATACATGGTGCACACAGTTCCGTGTCCCTTTCCACCGGCGCATGACGTCGAATCAGGATGCGCGTGAACTCCTCGCCGCGCAGCCCCCATGCCGCCGTTATCGCGTCCCGCCCGATTCGCAGGCATCAATGAATACAGCACGAGCGCCACAGGCCGCGGATTCTGCCGTCGTCGTGGACCATCTGGTCAAGAAATACCGTCACCGCGATCACCCGGCAGTCGACGATCTCAGTTTCAGCGTCCGGCCCGGCGAGGTGTTCGGCCTGCTGGGACCGAACGGCGCCGGGAAATCGACCACCGTCGGCATCATGACCACCCGGGTGGCCCCGACCTCGGGCAGCGTCACCATCCTCGGGGTCGACGTGGCGGCGGACCCCGCCACCGCGCACCGCAACTTCGCCGTCGTCCCGCAGCGCAACAACCTCGACCGCTCGCTGACCATCCGGCAGAACCTGGTCTTCCACGCCGGCTACCACGGCATGGGGCGCGCCGAGCGCAAGCGGCTGGCGGACAGCAGCCTGGAGTGGGTGGGCCTCACCGACCACGGCAGGGCCCGGGTGGACGAGCTGTCCGGCGGCCAGGCGCAGCGGGTGATGATCGCCCGCGCGCTGATGCACCGGCCGCGGGTGCTCTTCCTGGACGAGCCGGCCACCGGACTCGACCCGCAGTCCCGGCTCTTCGTCCACGAGCGGGTCGCCGAGCTGAGCGCGGCCGGCATCACCGTGGTGATCACCACGCACGACATGGAGGAGGCCGCCAAGCTCTGCGACCGGGTCGGCATCATCGACCACGGCAAGCTGCTGGCGCTCGACTCCCCACGGGCGCTGACCGGGTCGCTGCAGGGCACCGGCACCCTGACCGTCACCCTGCGGGACTCCCCCGCCGCGGACCCGAACGACGTGCTCCGGGCCCTGGAGAAGACCGCGGGGGTCGAGCGGGTCGAGCCGGTCGACCTGCCCGGCGCCGAGCGGGCCGACGCCCCCGAGCCGGGCGGGGCCGCGACGGGCCCCGGCCGGCTGCGGATCTACACTACCGGCCGCCCCACCGCGGCGCTGCCCGCCGTCGTCGGCGCCCTCACCGAGCTGAACCGCGAGCTCGACGACGTGTCCCTCGGCGAGCTGACCCTCGAGGACGTGTTCATCGAACTGACCGGAAGGGAACTGCGTTGAGCACCAGCACCCCCCTGATGCCCCTGCCGCACGCCGGAACCGACCCGGTGCGCGCCCGCAGGGGCCGCTCGGCAGCCTGGGCGTTCTGCTACATCCTGTGGCGGGACATCTTCGTCACCGGCCGCGAACTGGTGCCGTTCCTGGCGCAGGTGGTCGTCGAGCCGTTCTTCATCCTGTTCGTCTTCGGCAAGGTGCTGACCGGCATCGGCTACACCGGCGAGGGCTTCCAGGAGGTGCTGCTGCCCGGCGTGGTGGCGCTCAGCAGCTTCCTGGTGGCGCTGCAGAACACGGCCTTCCCGCTCATCGTGGACTTCTCGTTCACCAAGGAGATCGAGGACCGGCTGCTCTCGCCGATCCCGCTCGGCCTGGTGGCCGTGGAGAAGCTGCTGTTCGGGGCGATCCGCGGCCTGATCGGCGCGGGCGTGATGATCCCGCTCGGCTTCCTGCTGCTGGACCACGTGCACTGGCCGCTCTCCAGCGTGCTGCCGGTCGCCGGCATCCTCGTGCTCGGCTCGCTGGCCGGGGCGACGGTGGGGATGACCATCGGCACCGCGGTCGACTCGCGGCACATCAGCATCATCATCGCCGTGGTGCTGACCCCGCTGATGTTCACCGGCGCCACCCAGTTCCCGTGGTTCGGCCTGAGCGTGGTGCGGCCGTTCCAGGTGGTGTGCGCACTCAACCCGCTGACCTACGTCAGCGAGGGGCTGCGGTCCGTGCTGATCCCGCACAGCGCCCTGCACTCGATCCCGCTCGGGATCGACCTCGCCGCGCTGGTCGCCGCCTGCCTGCTGTACGGGCTGATCGGCATCCGCGGCTTCCGCAAGCGGGCGCTGGACTGACCCGAGGAGAGAAAGAGACCCATGAGCCAGACCGACCTCGCCGACGCTGCGGCACCCGCCGAGCAGCCGGCGCCCCCGGCCGCCGGGCGACCACCGGCCGGCCGGCAGCCGTTCGCCCGGCGGCCGGTGGCGATCATCGCCGGGGTCCTCACCGCGGCCCTGCTGATCACCAGCGACCGCTACGGCTACTACGGCGACGAGCTGTACTTCATCGTGGCCGGCCGCCACCTCGCCTGGGGCTACGCCGACCAGCCGCCGCTGCTGCCGCTGCTCGCGCACGCGCTCAACGCGCTGGCCCCCGGCAACCTGGTGGTGCTGCGGCTGCCCGCGACCCTGCTGAGCGGCCTGGGGGTGCTGCTCTGTGCGCAGCTCGCCCGGGAGTTGGGCGGGCAGCGGCGCGCCCAGGTGCTGAGCGCGGGCGCCTTCGCCGTGTCACCGATCGTCGTGGTCTTCGGCCACCTGACCATCACGCCGACCCTGGACGTCTTCTGCTGGACCCTGGTCAGCTGGCTGCTGGTGCGCTGGATCCGGGTGCGCGACGACCGGCTGCTGCTCTGGCTCGGCCTCGCGGCGGCGGTGGACCTGCAGAACAAGTACCTGGTCGGCGTCCTGCTGCTCGCCCTGGCCGGCTCGGTGGCCGCGGTCGGCCCGCGCGAGCTGCTGCGGCGGCCCGCGCTCTGGGCGGGCAGCCTGTTCGCGGTGCTGGTGACGCTGCCGAGCCTGCTCTGGCAGGCCCAGCACCACTGGCCGCAGGCGGACATGACCAGCGCGATCGCCGCCGAGGACGACCGCCTCTACGGCGGGCGGTTCGGCTTCCTGCCGCTGGCCCTGTCCATGGCGGGCTTCCCGTTGCTGCTGCTGATGTGCGCGGGCCTGTGGCGGCTGCTGCGGATGCCGGAGCTGCGCGCGTACCGCTTCCTCGGCTGGGCGGCGCTCGCCACCACCGCGTTCTTCCTGCTCAGCGACGGGCGTTCGTACTACCTGGCCGGGCTCTTCCCGGTGCTCTGGGCCGCGGGCGCGGTCTCGCTGCAGCACCGCCCGGCCGCGCGCGGCTGGGGCTGGGGCCACAGCACGGTCTCCTTCGTGATCTGCGCGGTGGTGGCCGTCGCCGAGCTGCCGCTGTACCCGTTCTCCTCGATCGCGAAGATGCCCTACGCCTTCAACTTCTCGACCGCGGAGACGATCGGCTGGCCGCAGCTGGCCGACACGGTCGCCGCGGCCTACCGCGCGCTGCCCGCCGACGAGCAGCAGCACGCGGTGGTCGTCACCGACACCTTCTGGGCCCAGGGCGCCCTGGAGCTCTACGGACCGGCCCGCGGGCTGCCGCAGGCCTACAGTCCGCAGCGCGGCGCCTGGTACTTCGGCGCGCCGCCGGACGACTCCGGCGCCGTGCTCTACGTCGGCGGCGACGAGGCGAAGCTGCGCGGCGAGTTCACCACCGTGCGCCGGGTCGCGACGGTCGACAACGGCCACGGGGTGAAGAACCTCGACCAGGGCAAGGCGGTCTGGCTCTGCCAGGGCCTGCACACGCCGTGGTCCCAGCTCTGGCCCGGCCTGCGCGAGTTCGCCTGACGGAGCGCCCCAGCGCCGACGGCTTCTGCCCCGGGAACCGGCAACGGTTCCCGGGGCAGAAGCCGTTCCCGCGTGCTGCGGGCCCTCGGGGGCGGGACGGACCGCCCGCCTCACCTGTGCCACCCTCGCCACCCGCGCCACCTGAGCAGCGGCGTCCCGGTGGACGGACGCCGGGGCCGGCCCGGGCCTCGCCCGCTATGACGATCGCCCCCTCGGACCGGGACGGTGCTCCGGTCCGAGGGGGCGATCGGGTCATCCCGGGATGGCTACCCGGTCAGTTCAGCCCCAACTCCTCGTCCAGCATGCTGAACAGCTCGTCCGCGGTGGCCGAGCCCAGGTCGGTCCCGGCCGGGGGCGCGCTGTCGGCGGCGGGCTCCTGGCCGGGCGCCGGCTGCTGCTGGGTCTCGGTCCACATCGACAGCAGGGTGCGCAGCCGGGTGGTGATGCCCCGGCGCTCCTCGTCGCCGGGGGTGAGGCCGGCCAGGATCGACTCCAGGCGGTCCAGCTCCGCACCGATCGGCAGGGCCGGGCCACCGGGCGCCTCCGCCCCGCGGGTCTGCTCGCGCAGGTAGCCGGCCAGCGCCACCGGGGTCGGGTGGTCGAAGATCAGCGTGACCGGCAGCCGCACCCCGGCCTGCGCGCCCAGCCGGTTGCGCAGGTCGACGGCGGTCAGCGAGTCGAAGCCCAACTCGACGAAGCCGCGCTCCGGTTCGATCGCCCCGGCGCTGCCGTAGCCCAGCACCGCGGCCACCTGGCCGCGCACCAGGTCCAGCAGCAGCCGGTCGCGCTCGGCGTCCGGCAGACCGCGCAGCCGCTCGGCCAGCGAGCGCTCCTCGGGCACCGCCGAGGCGGTGGCGGTGGCGGCCGGGCGCCGGGCCGGGATCCGCACCAGGCCGCGGAGCAGGTGCGGCACCGCGTCGGGGTCGCCCTGGCCGCGCAAGGCCGTGGTGTCCAGCCGCATCGGCACCAGCACCGGGTCGTCCAGCCCGAGGGCCAGCTCGAACAGCTCGATGCCCTCCTTGGGCGCCAGCGGCGCGAACCCGGCGCGGACCAGCCGTGCCGTGTCCGCCTCGTCCAGGCCGCCGGCCATGCCGCCCTCGGTCGCCCACAGGCCCCAGGCCAGTGCGCCGGCCGGCAGCCCCAGCCCCCTGCGGTGCTGGGCCAGCGCGTCCAGGAAGGTGTTGGCCGCGGCGTAGTTGCCCTGGCCCGCGCCGCCGAAGACACCGGAGGAGGAGGAGAACAGGACGAACGCGCCGAGTTTCTGATGCTTCGTCAGCTCGTGCAGGTGCCAGGCGGCGTCCACCTTCGGGCGCAGCACGGCGTCCAGTCGTTCGGGCGTCAGCGCGGCGAACACCCCGTCGTCGAGCACGCCGGCGGTGTGGATCACGGCGGTCAGCGGCCGGGTGTCCGGGACCGCCGCCAGCAGGGCGGCGAGCGCCTCGCGGTC from Kitasatospora sp. NBC_01250 includes these protein-coding regions:
- a CDS encoding glycosyltransferase family 39 protein; the protein is MSQTDLADAAAPAEQPAPPAAGRPPAGRQPFARRPVAIIAGVLTAALLITSDRYGYYGDELYFIVAGRHLAWGYADQPPLLPLLAHALNALAPGNLVVLRLPATLLSGLGVLLCAQLARELGGQRRAQVLSAGAFAVSPIVVVFGHLTITPTLDVFCWTLVSWLLVRWIRVRDDRLLLWLGLAAAVDLQNKYLVGVLLLALAGSVAAVGPRELLRRPALWAGSLFAVLVTLPSLLWQAQHHWPQADMTSAIAAEDDRLYGGRFGFLPLALSMAGFPLLLLMCAGLWRLLRMPELRAYRFLGWAALATTAFFLLSDGRSYYLAGLFPVLWAAGAVSLQHRPAARGWGWGHSTVSFVICAVVAVAELPLYPFSSIAKMPYAFNFSTAETIGWPQLADTVAAAYRALPADEQQHAVVVTDTFWAQGALELYGPARGLPQAYSPQRGAWYFGAPPDDSGAVLYVGGDEAKLRGEFTTVRRVATVDNGHGVKNLDQGKAVWLCQGLHTPWSQLWPGLREFA